TGCGTGACGTGCTGGAGCGGCACGACCCGATGGTGGTGCGTTTCCTGCTCGTGTCGAGCCACTACCGCTCGGTCACCGAGTTCAGCGACGCGGCCTTTGAGAGCGCCCGCAGCGGCTACCGCCGCCTCTCGGAGGCCCTGCACGAGGTCGAGCGCCGCCAGCCCTCCGCCTCCGAGCGCCCCGACCCGGCCCTGCTCGCCAGGATCGAGGGCCATGTCCGGGAGTTCGAGGACGCGATGCGCGACGACTTCAACACGCCCCGCGCGGTCGCCGCCCTCTTCGGCCTGACGACGGACGTGAACGCGGCCCTGGGCGCCGGGGAGGTCGGGCGGGAGGCGCTGGAGGCGGCGCGCGACGCCTACCGCTCCCTCGGGGGGGAGGTGCTCGGCCTCTTCGAGGAAGGCGGCGGCCCGGCCAGAGAGGACGACACGCCGGTCGTGGGCGCCCTGATGGAGCTGGTGCTCAAGGCGCGGCAGAATTACCGCCTGAACAAGCAGTACGCCCAGGCCGACGAGCTGCGCGAGACCCTGAGCGCGGTCGGCGTGACGGTGGAGGACACCAAGGACGGGCCGCGCTGGCGGCGCTGAGCCTCGCCCCGCAGGGTGTCAGAAAGTTGTCAGGACTCCCTGCCTATCCTGAGGGCGAGCGGTGAACCCTTCACCCTCTTTCCCTCCCCGTAGAAGACGCGCCACCCTCCCCGGCGCGTCTTCTTGTTGTGGCGTGGAGCAAATAAACGCCGGGTCACCCCCGCCTCACCCGTGTGGGGAGCGCGGCGGTACACTCGCCCTATGCTGCCCCTCGTCAAGCAGGTGCTCGACAATTTCAACTTCGACGTGGACCCGGCCCTCTCTCAGGACGAGAACGTCGAGGAGGTCATCAAGAGCGCGGCCCTGCTCTCGGGCGCGATTGCCGTCGAGCCCGTGCCCTTTGCCGACATCCTGCTCATCACGCCCCTTCAGGCCAAGATGGTGCTGCACGTCGGCAAGATCTACGGCTTCGACATCACCCCCGCCCGCGCCCGCGAGATCGCGCAGGAACTCGGCGCCACCGTCGTCTACGGCGTCCTGGCCCGGCAGATTATGCGCGGCCTCGCCAAAATGGCCCTGCCCGTCATCGGCGGCCTGATCACCGCGCCCGCCGTGTACGGCTGGACCTTCGCGCTGGGACGCATGGCGCAGCGGTACTTCGAGCGCAAGCGCGCGGGCCTGCCCTTCGAGCGGGGGGATCAGGTCCGCGTGGTGCAGGAGGCCAAGGAACAGACCCGCCGCGTGCTGCCGAGCGCGCAGGACTTCAGCGACCTCGCCAGTGAACTGCGCCGCCGCGCCGAGGAGAAGGGTAAGGGGCCGGGCACCGACCCCCGGAACCTGAACTGAGGCAAGAGCTTTCGGGTGGCCCGGGCCGCTCTCTTCTGGTTGGCGTGAAGAGGTCCGGCCTCTCCCCTGAGTCATGATGGACTGGTCAGAGGAAGACTGGGACGGCTCCTGGCTCGTGATCCCCGACCTGCACGGGCACGCGACGCGGCTGCGAGCGGCGTTGCAAGTCGCAAACAGCATTCACCGCAGGTCCCGCCTCGTGTTTTTAGGCGACCTGATCGACGACTCGCCCCGCAGGCAGGAGGCGCGGCGGGCACGGGCCGACCCCGGAACAGCCGACGCCTCGCGCGAGGTGCTGGCGACGGTCCGCCGCCTCACCGAGTCGGGCCGCGCCGCCGTCCTCCTCGGCAACCATGAGGTGATGGCCGCTGCCGCCGTGCTGGACGACGACCGCGCGCTGATGAACCTGTGGTGGAAGGTCGGTGGGCGCGAGGCCGCCGCGTCTTACGGTTGGGGCGGGAAGGGGGATGCGGGAGCCCTGGCCGGAGACCTGCGCTGGCTGAGGGAACACGGACGGCTGTGGCTGGAGGTCGGCCCACCGGGGGCCAGAGTGCTGCTCGCACACGCCACCCGTCCCAGCCCGCAACGCCTGGCGAGCGGGAAGAACCGGGCCGCCGACCTCTGGCCTTCCGATGCGGACGACGACGTGGTGTGGTTTCCCCTCGCGTTGCCCGGCGATCCCTCCACACGGCGACTCCACCCCCTGCCCGAGGGCTACCGGGCGAGCGTCCACGGCCATATGGAGACACCAGACCTCCACCAGATGCCCGACCGGGAGGGAAAACCCGCCCTTCAGATCGACCTGCATCCCGGCAAGGGGAAGGTGTGTCTGCTCCACATCGACGTGGACGGCGAGATAGAGCCGTATATCCGCCGGGTCTGACTGATCTCCCCCTCTGCACGAGCCCTCCAACGGCGAAGACTCCCACACCTTTCGGCCTGGGAGTCTTGAGAACCGTTCTGCCTCAGTCCAGCAGCGGGTGATCGGTGTACCCCTTCTCCTCGCCCTGGTAGAAGGTGGTGCGGTCGGGGGTGTTCAGGGGCGCACCGCGGCGGAACCGCTCGGGCAGGTCGGGGTTGGCGATGGAGGCGGACCCGAAGGACACGAGATCCGCGTGCCCCTGCTCGATGATCCAGCTCGCGCCCCGCACGTCGTGGAAGCCGCCATTCGCCATCACCGCCCCGCCGAAGGTCCGGCGCACGAGCGGGAGCAGGGTGCGCTCCGGCAGCGCCGCGCCGCGCGTGGGCACGAACTCGGCGACGTGGACGTAACCGAGCCCCAAGGCGTTCAACTCCTCCAGCAGCCGGGTATACGTCGCCTCCAGGTTCTCGTCGCCGATCCCGGCGGCGCTTCCCGTGGGCGAGATGCGGTAGCCGACCCGCTCCGGCTCCCAGACCTCCAGCACGGCGCGCGTGACCTCCAGCGGCAGCCGCAGGCGGTTGTCGAGGGAGCCGCCGTACTCGTCGGTGCGGGCGTTGCTGCCCGTCAGGAGGAACTGTTCGAGCAGGTAGCCGTTCGCCCCGTGAATCTCCACCCCGTCGAAGCCTGCATCCCTCGCGTTTAGGGCGGCCTTGCGGTAGTCGGCGACGAGGCCGGGGATTTCGGAAGTCTCCAGGGCGCGCGGCGTCACGAAGGGGTGGAAGCCGCCGTCGTAGCTCTTGTCGGGCGGCCCAGCGGGGATGGCGCTGGGGGCGACGGGCGTCTCGCCGTTCAGGTAGTCGGGGTGCGAGAGACGCCCGACATGCCACAGTTGCAGGAAGACGCGCCCGCCCCGCGCGTGGACCTCCTCCGTGATCGCCCGCCAGCCCGCCACCTGCTCGGGGCTGTAGATGCCGCTCGTGCGCGGGTAGCCCTTGCCCATAGGGCTGATCTGCGCCCCCTCGGTCAGGATCAGGCCGAAGCCCGCCCGCTGCGCGTAGTACTCGCGGACCAGAGGGCCGGGCACGTCCGTCCCCTCGTCGGCGCGGCTGCGGGTCAGGGGTGCGACCACCATGCGGTTTTTCAGCTTGTTCGGCCCGAGGCGAAAGGGCGTCAGGACGGCGGGCGTGGCGGTGGCCGTG
This sequence is a window from Deinococcus planocerae. Protein-coding genes within it:
- a CDS encoding alkene reductase, translated to MTTLEPKSDTATATPAVLTPFRLGPNKLKNRMVVAPLTRSRADEGTDVPGPLVREYYAQRAGFGLILTEGAQISPMGKGYPRTSGIYSPEQVAGWRAITEEVHARGGRVFLQLWHVGRLSHPDYLNGETPVAPSAIPAGPPDKSYDGGFHPFVTPRALETSEIPGLVADYRKAALNARDAGFDGVEIHGANGYLLEQFLLTGSNARTDEYGGSLDNRLRLPLEVTRAVLEVWEPERVGYRISPTGSAAGIGDENLEATYTRLLEELNALGLGYVHVAEFVPTRGAALPERTLLPLVRRTFGGAVMANGGFHDVRGASWIIEQGHADLVSFGSASIANPDLPERFRRGAPLNTPDRTTFYQGEEKGYTDHPLLD
- a CDS encoding YcjF family protein codes for the protein MLPLVKQVLDNFNFDVDPALSQDENVEEVIKSAALLSGAIAVEPVPFADILLITPLQAKMVLHVGKIYGFDITPARAREIAQELGATVVYGVLARQIMRGLAKMALPVIGGLITAPAVYGWTFALGRMAQRYFERKRAGLPFERGDQVRVVQEAKEQTRRVLPSAQDFSDLASELRRRAEEKGKGPGTDPRNLN
- a CDS encoding metallophosphoesterase, encoding MMDWSEEDWDGSWLVIPDLHGHATRLRAALQVANSIHRRSRLVFLGDLIDDSPRRQEARRARADPGTADASREVLATVRRLTESGRAAVLLGNHEVMAAAAVLDDDRALMNLWWKVGGREAAASYGWGGKGDAGALAGDLRWLREHGRLWLEVGPPGARVLLAHATRPSPQRLASGKNRAADLWPSDADDDVVWFPLALPGDPSTRRLHPLPEGYRASVHGHMETPDLHQMPDREGKPALQIDLHPGKGKVCLLHIDVDGEIEPYIRRV